A region from the Stygiolobus caldivivus genome encodes:
- a CDS encoding putative integrase, with amino-acid sequence MSYKVFSAGQYKIRQRGKKYYVYKIEKGQDGNARETYIGPLDKIIEYYLGSVGVSS; translated from the coding sequence ATGAGTTATAAGGTTTTCTCAGCTGGGCAATATAAGATACGTCAGAGAGGAAAGAAGTATTACGTGTATAAGATAGAGAAGGGTCAAGACGGTAACGCGAGGGAAACTTACATAGGTCCTTTAGATAAGATAATCGAGTACTATCTTGGGAGTGTTGGGGTATCCTCCTAG
- the glmM gene encoding phosphoglucosamine mutase: MGKLFGTDGVRGITNKELTPEMALKLAKAIGTYFSKGSKVLIGRDARAGGDMLMRVVEAGLLSVGVQVYDGGMAATPALQYAVKTLGYDAGVIVTASHNPAPYNGIKVIDHDGIEIRREKEDEIEQIYFTEKFNTQEWSSLTNEVKKEDRVIDIYVKGVLSHVDTEKVAKKHYTVLIDSANSVGGLSTPLVARGLGCKIFTLNGNIDPLFPARQPEPTFDSLKETANVAKTLKVDLTVTHDGDADRAIFIDSEGRVQWGDRSATLLSYWAHVKNPNASNKVVTAVSSSSLVEEYLSKFGLEVIWMKVGSVDIAHRVQDEKALAGFEENGGFMYPPHQYVRDGAMSFALMLELMAEENATSAELFDKLPKYYLVKTKVELKPGYDVNKLYSKLISMYEGKGKMLTIDGVKVVTSDYWFLVRKSGTEPIIRILVEAKDEEKANNLAQELKSIVESG, from the coding sequence ATGGGTAAACTATTCGGTACGGATGGAGTTAGAGGGATAACTAATAAAGAGTTAACACCAGAAATGGCGCTAAAATTAGCAAAGGCTATAGGCACGTATTTTAGTAAAGGGAGTAAAGTCCTCATAGGAAGGGATGCTAGAGCCGGTGGTGATATGTTAATGAGGGTAGTTGAAGCGGGTTTACTAAGTGTAGGTGTCCAGGTTTATGACGGCGGTATGGCAGCGACTCCAGCGCTTCAGTATGCTGTAAAGACATTAGGGTATGATGCTGGTGTCATAGTGACAGCTAGTCATAACCCTGCCCCATATAATGGGATAAAAGTCATAGACCATGATGGGATTGAAATAAGGAGAGAAAAAGAAGACGAGATTGAACAAATATACTTTACTGAGAAGTTTAACACCCAAGAATGGAGTTCATTGACAAATGAAGTCAAAAAAGAGGATAGGGTTATCGATATTTATGTTAAAGGGGTCTTAAGCCACGTAGACACTGAAAAAGTTGCTAAGAAGCATTATACTGTCCTAATCGATTCGGCGAACAGCGTAGGCGGCCTTTCCACTCCTTTAGTGGCCAGAGGGCTGGGGTGTAAAATATTTACACTAAACGGGAATATTGACCCATTATTTCCTGCCAGACAACCTGAACCTACTTTCGATTCGCTTAAAGAGACCGCTAACGTAGCAAAGACGTTGAAGGTCGACCTTACTGTTACGCATGATGGTGATGCCGATAGGGCTATCTTCATTGATTCTGAAGGTAGGGTACAGTGGGGAGATAGGAGTGCTACTTTACTTTCCTATTGGGCTCACGTCAAAAACCCTAATGCTAGCAATAAAGTAGTGACAGCAGTCTCTAGTTCAAGTCTGGTAGAGGAGTACTTGTCAAAGTTCGGGCTAGAAGTAATATGGATGAAAGTAGGTAGTGTTGATATTGCTCATAGAGTACAAGATGAGAAAGCGCTTGCTGGATTTGAAGAAAATGGAGGGTTTATGTATCCTCCGCATCAGTATGTGAGGGATGGGGCTATGAGTTTTGCATTGATGCTTGAGCTAATGGCTGAGGAGAATGCTACTTCTGCTGAACTTTTCGACAAGCTCCCTAAGTATTACTTAGTAAAGACTAAGGTTGAATTGAAGCCGGGGTATGACGTAAACAAGTTGTACTCTAAACTTATCTCGATGTATGAGGGTAAAGGTAAGATGTTAACTATAGATGGTGTTAAAGTAGTAACGAGCGATTATTGGTTCTTAGTGAGGAAGAGCGGTACAGAGCCTATAATTAGGATCCTTGTAGAGGCAAAGGACGAAGAAAAAGCAAATAATTTAGCTCAAGAGTTAAAGAGTATTGTTGAAAGTGGATGA
- the speE gene encoding polyamine aminopropyltransferase: MYEWHWHIEWQTPYEYHAHAIKKVIAEEKSEFQRVLLVELFRFGKSLIIDGKVQSTVSDEYIYHETLVHPLLLSLNSPKDVLILGGGEGATLREVLKHKSVNQAVMVDIDPVVIEFAKKYLQEWHQGSFDDPRTKLIIGDGYKYVKETKERFDAVVLDLTDPIKDSPSQLLYTVEFYKHVKAILKENGGIVTQATSPSFSLDTFSAIYNTLRNVFKYVSASIAYIPGFDSLWGFVYASDSVNPSSIAGKQIDNLIRERIAGELKFYDGETHEMIFSIPKNIRSKLETEKKVSTEKEPVAVPA, encoded by the coding sequence ATGTACGAGTGGCACTGGCACATTGAATGGCAAACCCCTTATGAGTATCACGCCCATGCAATTAAGAAAGTAATAGCGGAAGAGAAAAGTGAATTCCAAAGAGTCCTTCTAGTTGAGCTTTTCAGGTTCGGTAAGAGCTTAATAATAGACGGTAAGGTTCAATCCACAGTATCAGATGAGTATATTTACCATGAGACGCTCGTTCACCCACTTCTTTTATCTCTTAATTCGCCTAAAGACGTATTGATCCTCGGCGGTGGAGAAGGAGCAACACTGAGGGAAGTCTTAAAGCACAAAAGCGTTAACCAAGCCGTCATGGTCGACATTGACCCTGTCGTAATTGAATTTGCTAAGAAATACCTACAGGAGTGGCATCAGGGTAGCTTTGATGACCCTAGAACGAAACTTATTATCGGGGACGGTTATAAATACGTTAAAGAAACAAAAGAGAGATTTGACGCAGTTGTTTTAGACCTAACAGACCCTATAAAAGACTCACCTTCTCAGCTCCTCTACACTGTCGAATTTTATAAACACGTTAAAGCTATACTAAAAGAAAACGGAGGGATAGTAACCCAAGCCACATCACCCTCATTTAGCCTCGACACTTTTTCTGCAATATATAATACTCTGAGGAACGTATTCAAATACGTTAGTGCATCAATTGCTTACATACCAGGGTTTGATAGCCTATGGGGATTTGTTTATGCTTCTGATTCCGTAAACCCTTCATCAATTGCGGGTAAACAAATCGACAACCTAATAAGGGAGAGAATAGCCGGTGAACTTAAGTTTTATGATGGAGAGACTCATGAGATGATTTTCAGTATTCCTAAGAATATAAGGAGTAAATTGGAAACCGAAAAGAAGGTGTCTACGGAAAAAGAGCCCGTAGCAGTACCTGCATAG
- the coaBC gene encoding bifunctional phosphopantothenoylcysteine decarboxylase/phosphopantothenate--cysteine ligase CoaBC, which yields MVHPSKRIIGEMSDELKGKKLLLGVTGSVSIYKSLDLARSLMRRGAEVKVIMSPDATKLISPTMFHWATGEEVVTEIGGEIEHVSLAEDYDALIVAPATANTISKIANGIADTSVPLTALNFIGMAKKVIVVPAMHLPMYSSPQIRENVEKLRAIGVEVVEPMIVKDLAHYPDVEYLTQYIVAYLLRGRDLSGLKVVVTAGPTREFIDPVRFISNPSSGTMGVDIANEAHFRGADVVLVHGPLSTHHRPYVKTVEVTTTAEMANEVEKLVKTGYDIVVLAGAPADFRPIRTAESKIDSHTEVPEIKLEKTPKISSVIRKYNVFLVGFAAETANSDDELIMKAKQKKERHKFDLIIANNARRKDIAFSSEYNEVFIIGSDDKVEKLDKNYKTIIARYLLDKIKEEYTVRKTQ from the coding sequence ATGGTACACCCATCAAAAAGGATTATCGGGGAAATGTCCGATGAATTAAAAGGTAAGAAGCTCCTACTTGGTGTAACCGGGAGTGTCTCGATCTACAAGTCTTTAGACTTAGCCAGAAGCCTAATGAGGCGGGGAGCAGAGGTTAAAGTGATAATGAGTCCAGACGCCACTAAGCTAATCTCCCCCACCATGTTCCATTGGGCTACTGGAGAGGAAGTAGTTACTGAAATAGGGGGTGAAATAGAGCACGTTAGTCTGGCAGAAGACTATGACGCGCTAATAGTAGCACCAGCTACGGCGAACACAATCTCAAAAATAGCCAACGGGATCGCTGATACATCTGTACCCTTAACAGCACTGAACTTCATAGGTATGGCTAAAAAAGTGATTGTAGTGCCAGCTATGCACCTCCCTATGTATAGCTCTCCTCAAATAAGGGAAAATGTAGAGAAGCTAAGGGCTATAGGGGTAGAGGTCGTGGAACCGATGATCGTAAAGGACTTAGCCCATTACCCAGATGTAGAATACCTTACACAATACATAGTGGCTTATCTATTAAGGGGAAGAGACTTAAGCGGTCTCAAGGTCGTGGTTACAGCAGGTCCTACGAGAGAGTTCATAGACCCAGTAAGGTTTATTTCCAACCCTAGTAGCGGTACTATGGGTGTAGACATTGCTAACGAAGCCCACTTTAGGGGTGCCGATGTAGTACTAGTCCACGGTCCGCTGTCAACCCATCATAGACCGTATGTTAAGACCGTAGAGGTGACTACTACAGCTGAAATGGCTAATGAAGTAGAAAAGCTAGTAAAGACCGGTTACGATATAGTAGTACTAGCAGGAGCGCCGGCGGATTTTAGGCCTATAAGGACTGCGGAGAGTAAAATTGACAGCCATACTGAAGTACCTGAAATAAAACTGGAAAAGACCCCGAAGATCTCGTCAGTGATAAGGAAATATAACGTGTTCCTAGTAGGGTTCGCTGCAGAGACGGCTAACAGTGATGATGAGCTCATAATGAAGGCTAAGCAGAAGAAAGAAAGACATAAGTTTGACCTAATAATAGCTAACAATGCGCGGAGGAAAGACATAGCTTTTTCGTCTGAATACAATGAGGTATTCATAATAGGTAGTGATGATAAAGTAGAAAAATTAGATAAAAATTATAAGACCATAATAGCACGATATTTACTAGATAAAATTAAAGAAGAATATACCGTTCGGAAGACGCAGTAA
- a CDS encoding triphosphoribosyl-dephospho-CoA synthase, translated as MSQVILEEFCNSISFILSYSTVEESLHNKPGNASRWRDIPAVTFRDLVLSALTAKDYYKELCKRGLRRERPLFDSLYKAVVKSQELGINFAILGTFIQMVPLAYSSISRSLDDALRKASETIRGLDQVDSMYFSKSLQTLTPSYLGEINNDFDYKAMGKFSLYEVLLHSATDSSIKNMMEDYKYSRLVLNKIKQLGIERGVVEGFLSVLCQIPDGLIWRKHGGRAAITVSKMSCEALGEPKLVNELDRFLLKNGYNPGSTADIVAVGIALYKLGEWYDKNGLNYFNAMQRGCDRVP; from the coding sequence ATGTCCCAGGTTATATTAGAAGAGTTTTGTAACTCTATATCTTTTATCCTTTCTTATTCCACTGTGGAAGAGTCATTACATAATAAGCCTGGAAACGCCTCTAGGTGGAGGGATATCCCTGCTGTTACCTTCAGGGACTTGGTACTTTCAGCGTTAACAGCAAAGGACTACTATAAAGAACTTTGTAAGAGGGGACTTAGGAGAGAGAGGCCTCTATTTGATTCCCTCTATAAGGCTGTGGTGAAGAGCCAAGAATTAGGTATAAATTTTGCTATTCTAGGCACATTTATTCAAATGGTACCCTTAGCCTATTCCTCTATTTCCCGGTCTCTAGACGATGCACTCAGGAAAGCCTCAGAAACTATAAGGGGTCTGGATCAGGTCGACTCCATGTATTTTTCAAAATCGTTGCAGACACTTACCCCAAGCTATCTAGGGGAGATAAATAACGATTTTGACTATAAAGCAATGGGGAAGTTTTCCTTATATGAAGTCTTACTACATTCCGCTACAGACAGTTCCATAAAGAACATGATGGAAGACTATAAATATTCTAGGTTAGTCCTCAATAAAATTAAGCAGTTAGGGATAGAAAGAGGAGTGGTGGAAGGTTTTTTATCAGTCCTATGTCAAATCCCAGACGGTCTGATCTGGAGAAAACATGGGGGTAGGGCAGCTATAACGGTTTCCAAAATGTCTTGTGAAGCGTTAGGAGAGCCTAAACTCGTCAATGAATTGGACCGCTTTCTTTTAAAAAACGGATATAACCCGGGGTCAACAGCTGATATAGTAGCTGTCGGTATTGCACTTTATAAACTGGGTGAATGGTATGACAAAAATGGTCTTAATTACTTCAACGCCATGCAGAGAGGGTGTGATAGAGTTCCTTAA
- a CDS encoding 50S ribosomal protein L37e, which yields MKGTPSFGKMNKGSTHIRCRRCGRNAFNARKGYCAACGFGRTKKIRRYSWQNKKVNGVRLV from the coding sequence ATGAAAGGTACACCTTCGTTCGGTAAAATGAATAAGGGATCTACTCACATTAGGTGCAGAAGATGCGGTAGGAACGCGTTCAATGCAAGAAAAGGCTATTGTGCGGCTTGCGGGTTCGGGAGGACTAAGAAGATCAGAAGATACAGCTGGCAAAATAAGAAAGTTAACGGAGTGAGATTAGTATAA
- the rimI gene encoding ribosomal protein S18-alanine N-acetyltransferase has protein sequence MEFAETKKYGAFVVRLARMTDIDQIVKINRLALPENYPYYFFVEHLKEYGAAFYVADINGEVVGYIMPRIEWGFSNIKQVPSLVKKGHVVSIAVLENFRKMGIGTALLENSMKAMKGVYEAEEVYLEVRVSNSPAISLYKKLGFSEVKVLRHYYADGEDAYLMARPL, from the coding sequence ATGGAGTTTGCCGAGACGAAGAAATACGGGGCATTTGTCGTAAGGTTAGCCAGGATGACTGATATTGACCAAATTGTGAAGATCAACAGGCTGGCGTTACCGGAAAATTACCCCTATTATTTTTTTGTGGAGCACCTTAAGGAGTATGGTGCAGCTTTTTATGTCGCAGATATTAACGGGGAAGTAGTAGGGTATATAATGCCTAGGATAGAGTGGGGGTTTAGTAATATTAAACAAGTGCCCAGCTTGGTGAAGAAAGGGCATGTGGTCTCAATTGCCGTATTAGAAAATTTCAGGAAAATGGGTATTGGTACTGCACTTCTAGAAAACTCTATGAAAGCTATGAAAGGAGTGTATGAAGCAGAAGAAGTATACCTTGAAGTGAGAGTATCTAATTCCCCTGCTATATCTCTTTATAAAAAACTGGGGTTCTCCGAGGTCAAAGTGTTAAGACACTATTATGCTGATGGTGAAGATGCGTATCTAATGGCTCGTCCTCTCTAG
- a CDS encoding PIN domain-containing protein: protein MYSTFEDAERHEEAIKILTENEVIIPQIVVYEYIWVLAKLTNNVDLVNQKLEELKDFEVVKEELEDIIKGVEMLKKDNRQLRMLNDYIILAIAKRLNVGLATYDTELAKAGFRNGINIYS from the coding sequence GTGTATTCGACTTTCGAGGACGCCGAAAGACACGAAGAGGCCATCAAGATTTTAACTGAAAACGAGGTGATAATCCCACAAATAGTAGTTTATGAGTACATATGGGTTTTGGCTAAATTAACGAATAACGTTGACTTAGTTAATCAAAAGCTGGAGGAGCTTAAGGATTTTGAGGTAGTTAAGGAAGAATTAGAAGACATAATAAAGGGAGTCGAGATGTTAAAAAAGGACAATAGGCAGTTAAGGATGCTAAACGACTATATAATCCTTGCAATAGCTAAAAGGCTTAATGTTGGACTTGCGACTTATGACACTGAACTAGCGAAAGCTGGATTTAGAAACGGTATAAATATTTACTCCTAA
- a CDS encoding nucleotidyltransferase yields the protein MGRGYFLDKDVLVDKDWDIYLVYSNVNPYGYVYAMLKYTYTGKGLWRGYERVLKYYGVKNMVRLNQEFSMEPCNGVTFPILKLSRVFKHLKPEEKVTELIRRSPKSMQEAIFLDVYTALGVTEVGVTGSLLVGINHSKSDLDVVVYGCKNALDVMSNFNGFEEDKEWVIETSRNYGLSIDHSRQLYDKRMRGLIKGVKFSILFVDPRPQRPCKDVCKRRGEITIKAELESGDCKALFYPSEVPLYNVNILSGETKLRPKILVSYEGIYSALLFSSRKIEAKGMLVECERPIIVVGDRDVPGYIRRVL from the coding sequence ATGGGAAGAGGTTATTTCCTTGATAAGGACGTTTTAGTGGATAAGGACTGGGATATATACCTAGTGTACTCAAACGTTAACCCTTACGGTTACGTCTACGCGATGTTAAAATATACCTACACGGGGAAAGGGCTATGGAGGGGTTACGAAAGGGTGCTAAAATACTACGGTGTAAAGAACATGGTTAGACTTAACCAAGAATTTTCTATGGAACCTTGTAACGGCGTGACGTTTCCTATATTAAAGCTCTCCAGAGTGTTTAAGCATTTAAAACCCGAAGAGAAAGTCACGGAACTAATCCGCCGATCTCCTAAGTCTATGCAAGAAGCTATTTTTTTAGATGTCTATACTGCCCTAGGAGTTACTGAGGTGGGGGTAACCGGGAGCCTCTTAGTTGGGATTAACCACAGCAAATCAGACCTTGATGTGGTAGTATACGGCTGTAAAAACGCCCTAGATGTAATGAGCAACTTTAACGGCTTTGAAGAAGACAAGGAATGGGTCATAGAGACCTCGCGCAACTACGGGCTAAGTATAGACCATTCTAGGCAACTTTACGATAAGAGGATGAGAGGTTTAATAAAAGGAGTTAAGTTTTCTATTCTCTTTGTAGATCCGAGACCTCAAAGGCCTTGCAAAGACGTATGTAAGAGGAGGGGAGAGATAACTATAAAAGCAGAATTAGAGAGCGGTGACTGTAAGGCCTTGTTTTACCCCTCTGAGGTCCCCTTGTATAATGTTAACATACTCTCAGGCGAAACTAAATTAAGGCCCAAAATACTTGTATCTTATGAAGGAATATATTCGGCACTACTCTTTAGTTCAAGGAAGATTGAAGCTAAAGGTATGTTAGTTGAATGTGAGAGACCTATTATAGTAGTGGGTGATAGGGATGTCCCAGGTTATATTAGAAGAGTTTTGTAA
- a CDS encoding peptidylprolyl isomerase produces MFKDKDFIYIDYVARIKDTGEIFDTTIEEEAKKANIYDNEKIYKPKLVILGEGAVIKGLEDALYQMNVGEEKEIEIPPEKAYGERDPNKVKTMSLGELRKQGIRPYPNMMLRMSNGSIAVVKSVTGGRVILDYNHPLAGRTLVYRVKVVKVAETELDKVKALIERYFGSSNIDKFGVEVGSDKKDVKITVPKEFYLVEDLQSRIYITARDIITYVLPEANVSFIETYNKSTFS; encoded by the coding sequence ATGTTTAAAGACAAAGATTTCATCTATATTGACTACGTAGCAAGAATAAAAGATACGGGGGAGATCTTCGATACTACAATAGAGGAGGAAGCTAAAAAAGCAAACATATATGATAATGAAAAAATTTACAAACCTAAACTCGTAATTCTCGGCGAAGGGGCTGTAATTAAAGGGCTGGAAGATGCTCTATATCAAATGAATGTGGGAGAGGAAAAAGAAATAGAGATCCCTCCCGAGAAAGCTTATGGAGAGAGAGACCCTAACAAAGTAAAAACCATGTCTCTGGGTGAGTTGAGGAAACAAGGTATAAGACCTTACCCTAACATGATGTTGAGGATGAGCAACGGAAGTATCGCGGTAGTCAAGAGTGTTACTGGAGGTAGGGTTATCCTAGACTATAACCACCCCTTGGCTGGGAGAACGTTAGTATATAGAGTAAAAGTGGTAAAGGTTGCAGAAACTGAGTTGGACAAGGTTAAGGCTTTAATTGAAAGGTATTTTGGGAGCTCAAATATAGATAAATTCGGTGTAGAGGTAGGCAGCGATAAAAAGGATGTTAAGATTACTGTGCCTAAGGAGTTTTACCTGGTGGAGGATCTACAGTCTAGAATTTATATAACTGCACGTGATATTATAACGTATGTATTACCCGAAGCCAATGTATCATTCATTGAAACGTACAATAAGTCGACTTTCAGCTAA
- a CDS encoding NAD(P)-dependent glycerol-1-phosphate dehydrogenase produces MESKEHIIDLPKRVYIGNDLISSIREYLISLNLSDPFLVVTGPIVRMSITSKLFDSLSNFKYEVIEVKSADIEEVNHVEEFAKQIKANVIIGVGGGSVIDVAKYVAFRIDKEFISIPTAPSHDGITSPFAAIKGMGKPISVKAKGPLSIIADIQILSTAPRRLINAGVGDTIGKFIAVRDWKLASKITGEYYGDYTASLALLSAKHALSCTKLLNKDLRAGVRILTEALISSGVAMGMAGSTRPASGSEHLFAHAIEMLYPGKGLHGELVAIGTILMAYVHGINWRKIKKAMKRVGLPTNAKEVGIPEEGVIKALTIAHSIRPERYTILGDRGLSWSSAEKIARETGVIS; encoded by the coding sequence GTGGAAAGTAAAGAACATATAATAGATCTGCCAAAGAGGGTTTACATCGGTAACGACTTAATTTCTAGTATTAGGGAATACCTGATAAGCTTAAACCTATCAGATCCCTTTCTCGTTGTAACTGGTCCTATAGTTAGAATGAGCATTACATCGAAGCTATTTGATTCATTATCCAATTTTAAATATGAAGTAATTGAAGTGAAGAGCGCAGATATAGAAGAGGTAAACCACGTTGAAGAATTCGCTAAACAGATTAAAGCTAATGTGATAATAGGAGTCGGCGGAGGAAGCGTAATAGATGTAGCTAAATACGTTGCGTTCAGAATAGACAAGGAATTTATAAGTATACCCACCGCGCCATCTCATGATGGAATTACATCTCCCTTTGCTGCAATTAAGGGAATGGGAAAACCTATATCAGTGAAAGCCAAGGGCCCACTAAGTATTATAGCCGATATTCAAATCCTATCAACAGCACCTAGAAGGTTAATAAACGCTGGAGTCGGAGACACAATAGGAAAATTCATAGCTGTGAGGGACTGGAAGCTGGCTTCTAAGATTACGGGTGAATATTACGGCGATTACACTGCGTCATTAGCACTTCTTTCAGCAAAACACGCGCTGTCTTGCACAAAATTACTTAACAAGGATCTAAGAGCGGGGGTGAGAATACTTACAGAAGCGTTAATTAGTAGCGGAGTAGCTATGGGAATGGCTGGGAGCACGAGACCTGCAAGCGGTTCAGAGCATTTATTCGCTCATGCAATAGAAATGTTATACCCGGGTAAAGGGTTACACGGTGAATTAGTAGCGATTGGTACTATTCTAATGGCTTATGTCCACGGTATAAACTGGAGAAAGATAAAGAAGGCAATGAAAAGAGTAGGATTACCGACTAATGCTAAAGAGGTCGGAATACCTGAAGAAGGAGTTATAAAGGCCCTGACTATAGCCCACAGTATAAGACCTGAAAGGTATACTATTTTGGGAGATAGAGGATTAAGCTGGAGTTCAGCTGAAAAAATAGCTAGAGAGACGGGCGTGATTAGCTGA
- a CDS encoding DUF1464 family protein, with the protein MIFSGVDPGSGTYEVAFVDETGRTLKLLSIPTDLVDKASSILVKYISDLRPIGVALPSGHGLPFKRSSEITDRDIFLMTLKDPAVEGPLRNFLVSARTLDNAFTLPGVIELISVDKSKKINLIDMGTADKVASAFFYRTMYDSFVLIEVGSSFSSLLVVVEGKVVDGLGGSIIPGISSAGFLDGEVAYLLSKYSKITKNTIYTNGNWERGLQLLRIIAEWYSAQYKIPIIVSGSKKWEIPFGIKHNFKFKESSVGSAFVANALFGGVFRDYLSFLESAGTPIDYVRLKGWEEVISLIRTF; encoded by the coding sequence ATGATTTTTTCGGGAGTAGACCCTGGGAGCGGAACGTATGAGGTAGCGTTCGTCGACGAAACCGGGAGGACACTAAAACTTCTCTCTATTCCTACGGATTTAGTCGATAAGGCCTCTAGCATACTTGTCAAATACATATCGGATCTCAGACCTATTGGAGTGGCTTTACCCTCAGGACACGGGTTACCCTTCAAAAGGTCCTCTGAAATCACAGACCGCGATATATTTCTCATGACCTTAAAAGACCCTGCTGTAGAAGGTCCTCTGCGGAATTTCCTAGTTTCGGCCAGAACGCTGGACAACGCCTTTACCTTGCCCGGGGTAATAGAACTCATAAGCGTCGACAAAAGTAAGAAAATCAACCTTATTGACATGGGTACTGCTGATAAGGTGGCTTCAGCTTTTTTCTACAGAACGATGTACGATAGTTTCGTCTTAATCGAAGTGGGTTCCTCTTTTTCATCCCTTTTAGTAGTCGTTGAGGGGAAAGTAGTAGACGGGCTAGGGGGGAGCATAATACCGGGTATTAGTTCGGCCGGTTTTCTGGACGGTGAGGTGGCTTACTTGCTATCTAAATACTCTAAAATAACCAAAAATACTATATATACAAATGGTAACTGGGAGAGAGGGCTTCAGCTCTTAAGGATAATAGCTGAGTGGTATTCTGCGCAATATAAAATTCCGATTATAGTGTCTGGGAGTAAAAAGTGGGAGATACCCTTTGGGATTAAACATAATTTCAAATTTAAGGAATCTTCAGTTGGCTCCGCATTTGTTGCCAACGCCTTATTCGGAGGTGTGTTCAGGGATTACCTTAGTTTTCTCGAAAGTGCGGGTACACCAATAGATTATGTGAGGTTGAAAGGATGGGAAGAGGTTATTTCCTTGATAAGGACGTTTTAG
- a CDS encoding DUF929 domain-containing protein, with translation MNKKGLIGIVIAVVIVIAVLLVGMHYYGSLSTSSAQLAKPATSNSILPQSSIPAGTFIKVNNQDYAPPGKVIVVEQSWLGCPVGAAASWAIYNVIKNYGNVSVEYHYSDPDHRPANIPGLIFTGFKSDGELEFYVAYVYNEYLNASYNGTPIPTDQLIPVGEQVLVEELESMGVPNATEVANTIIHYEVNVTVSNYGKPAALYVVPPHLNFAILVSGPNGTYIVDTPIVNPTTLEGYSPQYVYQHLDSFTQIIQASNMIQNIITEAYPTGECPT, from the coding sequence ATGAATAAAAAAGGTCTAATTGGAATAGTAATTGCGGTAGTAATAGTTATAGCGGTTTTACTTGTGGGCATGCACTATTACGGTAGTCTCTCTACTTCATCAGCACAGCTAGCTAAACCAGCTACTTCAAACTCTATATTACCCCAGTCCTCAATACCTGCTGGGACTTTTATAAAAGTAAATAACCAAGACTATGCTCCTCCCGGTAAGGTGATAGTGGTCGAACAATCATGGTTAGGCTGTCCTGTAGGTGCAGCTGCTTCGTGGGCAATATATAATGTAATAAAGAACTACGGAAATGTCTCTGTAGAGTACCATTACTCTGATCCTGATCACCGACCGGCAAATATACCGGGCTTGATATTTACTGGCTTTAAATCGGATGGAGAACTTGAATTTTATGTAGCGTATGTGTATAACGAATACCTTAACGCGTCCTATAATGGGACGCCTATTCCAACTGACCAGCTAATACCGGTCGGGGAGCAGGTACTCGTCGAAGAACTGGAGTCTATGGGAGTCCCAAATGCAACTGAGGTGGCTAATACCATAATCCATTATGAAGTAAATGTAACTGTTAGTAATTACGGCAAACCTGCAGCTCTATACGTAGTCCCGCCGCACCTGAACTTTGCTATACTGGTTTCGGGCCCTAACGGGACTTATATAGTCGATACTCCTATTGTTAACCCCACTACGTTAGAAGGTTATTCGCCCCAATACGTGTATCAACACTTGGACAGTTTTACCCAAATAATCCAGGCATCTAACATGATTCAAAATATCATAACCGAAGCCTATCCTACGGGTGAATGTCCAACTTAA
- a CDS encoding AbrB/MazE/SpoVT family DNA-binding domain-containing protein, which produces MRIKVTRNFQITIPAEVREKLNIREGEYVDMTVDEKEGVIIVRPYRRKWTTVTLGRRISQEEIDKTIEEVVKDFTKNYS; this is translated from the coding sequence ATGAGAATAAAAGTTACTAGGAACTTTCAGATTACTATACCAGCAGAGGTCAGGGAAAAACTTAACATAAGGGAAGGCGAATACGTTGATATGACCGTTGATGAGAAAGAGGGGGTAATAATCGTTAGGCCTTATCGTAGAAAGTGGACTACTGTGACGCTAGGTAGGAGGATAAGCCAAGAGGAAATTGATAAGACTATAGAGGAGGTCGTAAAGGATTTCACGAAGAATTATAGTTGA